GTAGCTGCGGTTGACCTTGGCGCTGCCGGCGTCCGGGGCGACAATGACCAGCTCCTCGGCCGGGAAGCGGCGCATCTCCTCCAGAAAGATCGGCTTGGCGTAGAGATGGTCCACCGGGATGTCGAAATAACCCTGGATCTGACCCGCGTGGAGCTCCATCGTCAGCAGACGGTCGATGCCGGCGCGGACCAGCAGGTTGGCCACCAGCTTGGCCGTGATCGGCACCCGGGGCTTGTCCTTGCGGTCCTGCCGGGCGTAGCCGAAATAAGGCACAACCGCCGTCACCCGATTGGCACTGGCCCGCCGCACCGCGTCGACCATCACCAGCAGCTCCATCAGGTGGTCATTGACCGAACCCGTCGATGCCGTGCAGGTCGGCTGCAGGATGAAGACGTCGCGCCCGCGGACGTTCTCGTGGATCTCGACCCGGATCTCGCCGTCGGCAAAACGGGTCATCAGACGCTCGCGCAGAGGGGTGTGCAGATAGGCGGCCACGTCGCGGGCCAGTTGGGGATGGGCGTTGCCGGCGAACAAATACAGATCGAGCATGGCGGACCTCACGATCGTAGGGAAGGGGACGGCTTATTGAGCTTCGATTTTAACCCTCAGCAGCCTTCAGCGCAAGCCGAACGCCGTGCACAGACCACACCGCAGCGACGGATCTGAGGGACCTTTGAAAAACAACCCCGCCGAACCGCCGACCCCAGACGATCGAAGCCCCGGAACTGGCACGGTTTTTGCGGAGGCGGACCGTTATCATCGGCCGTAACGGTCGCCGAGATGCAAAAACCGTGCCAGTTCCGGGGCGGCGCAGACGGCGCGAGGCAGTGTCGCCGGAGGCTGTTTTTCAAAGGTCCGTCCGGCAATCAACAACGGGTCCCTCGGCGGGGACCCGTTTGCTGAAAGACCTTGCGGCCATCAGTGCCGATAGCCCCGCTTGTCGTCGAGGCCGCCGCCGATGCGGAAGCGGGCCACCAGATAACCGGTCAGACCGCCGCCGACCAGGGCGAAGAGGAAGAAGTACCAGAAGGGGATCTGGACCATGATCGCCAGGGGAGTACCCAGCAGCAGGGCCAGGAAGGCGCCCTGGGTGATGCCGTAGCGCCAGAGTGGGGCGGCGCCGATAACGAAGCAGACGGCCAGACGGTGGCCGAAGAAGGCCAGCATCTCGACGACCTCGACATCGCCCGAGCTGAACATGGGAATGATTTCGAACAAACCGAGGACCAATCCCATGTAGATGCCGATGACCCAGGGTCGGCGCCAGATTGAGGGCTTGTCGGAATCAGCCATAGGTGAGGAATAGGGTTGGGAGGTGGTTTTTCAGCTTCGAGGGGATGGTGGACGGCGGCGCAGAGCCGCCTGTCGACGAGGTGCTGGACCCTGATGGTAGTTTTAAGGCGGTAATCCGTCTACGGCAATATCAACCCAGAACAACAACAGCACCATCAGGGACAGCCGACTGCTGATCAGCCCGCCGGCACCGGAGAAAACCCCGACGTGATCACCAAGGCAGTTACGCCGGGCAGCAGCCTCGGCGTCCCCCTAGCCGCCGAGGCGGGCGAGGAAGTCACCGCTGGCGGCGTCGACGACGAGGTCGGTGTACTCACGGTCCTCGGCGTCGTTCATCGGAGCTGCGAGCCGCAGCAAGACGTGATAAGTGGGTCGATCGCGATAGGCTTCGCCGGTGTTTTCCGGGTCGTCCTGGTGGGTGAGGTAGATACGGTCCAAGTGCCAGCGATCGAGTTCGCGCTGCGGACGGTCGTCATTGGCCAGGGCGGTCTCCAGGGCGGCGGGGGAATCGACGTCCGTCGCTGCGAGGGGATTGCGCGGGGCGCCGAGGGGCCAGGTGGTGTGAGCGTCGGGGTCGCCCACGGGCACGTCGGTTTCCAGGACCATGGTGCGGACGCCGGCGGTGACGACGATCTTGAGGGCCCGGCGGGTGGCGGGCGAGTAGTAGGCGATCTCCCACTCGCGGTGCCGACCCCCGTCGGGCTCGACCCCGGAGGCGCAGGCGTAGGCGAAGGCGTCGCTGTGCCAGGCCAGGCCGAGGGACTCGCTCAGGCGCAGGGCTTCGAGAACGGTGTATGAATCGCGGTCGTAGAGGGCGGCGATCTCCGAATCGACGGGTTCCAGCCATTCGCGGCCGTCGTCGTACCAGCACAGGGTACCCTCGGTACCGTCGGAGAGCAACCGAACCCGGGCGGTGGACTCGCCGGCTTCGAGGACCTGCAGGGCGGTGCCCGGGGGCAGCTCGAGCTTCTCGCCGGCGGCGTTTAGCTCGAGGTTGGATCCGGGGATCGGCTTGAGGTAGGCGCCCGCGGCCGGGGGATCGGGCCGGACCGTCACCGTGGTCCGCTGGCACTGGAAGATCTCGCCGAAGACGACGAGCATCACCAGGCCGGCCAGGATGACGGCCATCAGGGAGCCGAACAGGATAACGCGGTGTTTGGCCATGACTCGCCCGTTGGAGTGGGAGGAAGGACGGCGTTGAGCTGATGCTTCCCTGCTATTATACCCGCAGGACCGGGTCGGGGCAAATGAATATCGGCTTCGGCGTGTTATCATCGGAGGAACACGGTGGCGGCGGCCGGCGTACAGGGTAGGTGGAAGCAGCTGACGTGACACAATCACCGGGGAGGCCGGATGCAGAGAAACCTGATGCCCTTGATATTCATTTTGCTCCTGTCCATCGTCATTCCGGGATGCGCCGAGGAGCAGGAAACGTCGGCGGACGACACAGCTCCCGAGAGCACCGCGACCCAGGACGCCGAAATAACCCACGAGCGCGAGAACGCCATCGTCGCCGCGACGCGGCGCGCGGCACCCGCCGTCGTGACGATCACCACCATCACGCGCTACACCGAACGGGTTTACGATCCCTGGAGAGGTTTCTTCAACGACCCCTTCTTCCGCGAGTTCTTCGGTCACGGCTATGAACCCTCCGAACCCCAATACCGGGAGCGCGAGATCCCCGGGATGGGCTCCGGCTTCATCATCGACGAAGAAGGGCATGTGCTGACGGCGGAACACGTTGTTCACTCCGCCGACGAGCTGGAGATCACCCTGCCCGACGGCCGCAGCTTC
This genomic stretch from Candidatus Coatesbacteria bacterium harbors:
- the prs gene encoding ribose-phosphate diphosphokinase; this encodes MLDLYLFAGNAHPQLARDVAAYLHTPLRERLMTRFADGEIRVEIHENVRGRDVFILQPTCTASTGSVNDHLMELLVMVDAVRRASANRVTAVVPYFGYARQDRKDKPRVPITAKLVANLLVRAGIDRLLTMELHAGQIQGYFDIPVDHLYAKPIFLEEMRRFPAEELVIVAPDAGSAKVNRSYADRLNSGFAIVGKSRFAADSSKALTLTGDVRDKHCFIIDDVIATGGTMVNAARMLKEHGARSVRAAVAHGVFAGPAFERLADSVFEEFIVTDTIPLREGAPPVIRQVSVARLLGEAIRRTHFQLSISSLFV